TACATAATCTACCAGAGCCTTGTCCTTATATTCGCCGCCGGTTTCCTTCGTGCTGGTATCATCCGAGTATTCCTTGGCAACGGCTGCAAAGTCCGCACCGCTATCCAGCTTCGCCTTCACTTCCTGGGCGCGCTTCAGCGCGTCGGCATCCGTCCGCTCCTTGCCGGCGCTATCCGTCAGGCCAACCAGGACATGACGCAGAGTAGCCACACTATAATCAGCCTTGGTGGCTTCATAATGGGTCTTGACCTGCTCGTCCGTTAATTTCAGCAGCATGTCCTGATATACGGTAAGTACGCGCTGCATATAGGAACGCAGGTCCGACTCGCTCAGATCCTGTTCCTTCAGCGTGCTTTTGTATTTGTCGCCCAGCGCAGTCTTGATCGAGCCGATCTGTGTATCGACTTCTTTCTCCGCAGCCTTCTTCGCTTCATCCGAGGCCTTGTCCGCCAAGTATTCGAATGCGACCTCCTGCTTCAGAATGGACTCCTTGAACATATCAATCTCCAGATACTGCGCCTGCTCGGGGGATAAGAATTTCATTACGCGGGTATCCAGATTGAATTCCTTCTGGGTAATGGTGCCGCCCTTATACGTTGCCACCGCAGTATCATCACTTTTATTGCTGCAGGCAGCAAGCATGGAGAAGGACAGGGCTGCGGTCAGTGAGACCACCAGTACCTTCCAGGATTTTTTATTTAACGACATTGTGTAATTCTCCCTTCGATTTTAAAGACTGTTTGGCTGCCGCCAGGAATTGCTCCAGCACATCCAGCAGCTCCTTGTCACCTAAATCCTTCGCTTTGATACGGATAGTTGCCTTGGCATCCTTATCAAATTGTACACGCCTTTCAAAGCTATTACCAACTTTGGCGAGCTTTGCCGTATCAAAGGCCCCGAGGCTGCCCTCGTGGAAATTAAGCAGGACCTCATCCCCGCGCCGGACCATGGATTCCATGCCGTACAGCTTGCCGTACACCTTCAGCCGGGCCACAGAGAGCAGATTAATAACGGACTCCGGCAATTCGCCGAACCGGTCCAGCAGCTCATCCTCAAGCTCCGAGGCATCCTCGAAGGAGGCTACTGCAGCCACTTTTTTATAGATTTCTATTTTTTGGATACTGTCGTAAATATACTCGGAAGGAAGATAAGCGTCAATCGACAAATCAATGACCGTATTCCCCTGCTTCAGCGAAGTATCCTCCTCGCCCAGCACGCTCACCTTGCGTTTGCGGATTTCCTCCGCCAGCATCTGCGAATACAGGTCGAAGCCGACCGAGGCGATGAAGCCATGCTGCTCCGCCCCCAGCAGATTGCCTGCTCCCCGGATGGAGAGATCGCGCATAGCAATTTTGAAGCCGGACCCTAGCTCTGTGAATTCCTTGATGGACTGCAGGCGCTTCTCAGCCACCTCTGTCAGCACTTTGTCGCGCTGGTAGGTGAAGTAGGCATAAGCAATCCGGTTGGAACGGCCGACACGTCCGCGCAGCTGATAGAGCTGGGACAGGCCCATTTTGTCAGCATCATGAACAATCAGTGTATTTACATTAGGAATATCGACACCGGTCTCTATAATACTGGTGCTGACCAGCACATCATACTCTCCGTCCAGGAAGTCGAGAATCGTCTTCTCCAGCTCCGATTCCGACATCTGTCCATGCCCGATACCCACTCTTGCCTCCGGCACCAGCATGGAGATCTGCGCCGCCATTTCCTGAATACCCTGTACACGGTTGTACAGATAGTAGACCTGACCGCCACGGGCCAGCTCACGCTCCACAGCTTCCCGGGTCAGCGTCTGGCTATGCTCCACCACATACGTCTGTACGGGAAAGCGGTTCTCCGGTGGTGTCTCAATAACTGACAAGTCACGCACCCCGAGCATCGACATATGCAGCGTGCGGGGAATCGGCGTTGCTGTCAGTGTCAATACATCGACATTGGTCTTCAGCCGCTTCAGCTTCTCCTTGTGGGTCACGCCGAAACGCTGCTCCTCATCGACAATCAGAAGGCCGAGGTCCTTGAAGACCAGATCCTGTGACAGCAGGCGGTGTGTACCGATAATGACATCCACTGTCCCCTGGCGTACTCCCTTGATCGTGTCATTCTGCTCCTTGCGGCTGCGGAACCGGCTCAGCACCTGAATATTCAGCGGATAATTGGCAAAGCGCTCGCGGAAGGTCTCGTAATGCTGCTGCGCCAGAATCGTCGTCGGCACGAGCACCGCCACCTGCTTGCCCTCTATCGCAGATTTAAAAGCAGCCCGGATCGCCACCTCTGTCTTGCCATAGCCAACATCGCCGCAGAGCAGCCGGTCCATCGGACGGTTCTGCTCCATATCCTTCTTGATCTCTTCGATCGCCCGCAGCTGGTCACGGGTCTCCTCATACGGGAACATCTCCTCGAATTCGCGCTGCTCCTGCGTATCCTTCTCGAAGCCATAGCCAAGTGCGCTCTGGCGCTCTGCGTACAGCTTGATCAGATCATCGGCAATATCCTGAACCGAGCTCCGCACCTTGCTGGTAACCCGGGTCCATTCATTGCCGCCCAGCTTGTATACCTTCGGCTCCTTGTCTTCCGAGCCCACATATTTCTGAATCAGGTCAATTTGTTCAATCGGAACAGAGAGCTTGTCGCCTCCGGCATAGAGGATATGCATATAGTCGCGGTGGATGCCGCTGACCTCAAGCGTCCCGATGCCCATATATTTACCGATCCCGTGATTCTGGTGAACCACATAATCGCCGATCTTCAGCTCGGTATAGCTCTTAATCCGTTCGGCATTATCCATGCCCTTGGAGACCTTCCGCGCCTTGCGCTGCTTCTGCGAGAACATCTCACCTTCAGTGATCACCGCGAGATGAATCGAAGGAAGCTCGAAGCCGGAGCCCAGGTTGCCCTGCAGGATCGTTGGCTCCTCAATTCCATAGTCATCCAGTACCCGGCGGATACGCTCCATCCGCTCCTCGCCGTTCGCCAGCATGATCACCTTCACGCCGGACTTGTGCCAGCGCTCCATCTCGGATTTCAGCACATTCATCTGGCCATGGAAGTCCTGCATTCCGCGGCTGATGAAGCCTAAGATATTCTGTGGCTGAATATGCGGAACCTGACGCAGAAATATCGACATGAACAGGCTCTGGAACGGACGCTGGTACATAATAACATCGCTGTCGACAGAGAGCTGCAGCTCAGGCAGCGTCTTGCCGTTCTGCAGCAAGTGCATATTCCATTCCGACTCATCCCGCTCCAGCTGCTTGGCCGTCTCCAGAAGTCTGGCCGGCTCATCCAGGACAAGCAAAGTATCCTGAGCCATGTAATCGTACAGATGAATGCGTTCAGGGTAGAGCAGACTGATATATTTATAGACTTCCGGGAAATAGGTGCCCTGCCGCAGCATCTCCAGCTCCCGGCCCATCTCCTCACGCAGGCGCAGCTTGGCCTGACGGTCACTCATCTTCTCAAGCTGCCGCTCCAGCATCGCAGACGCAGCGGTAGAAGCCGCATCCTGGCGGAGCTGATCGAATATAATCTCCTTCGCCGGTGTAATCTTCACACTGCGGACCTTATCGATGGAGCGCTGATCCATAGGATCGAAGGTACGGATGGAATCTACTTCATCATCAAACAGCTCCACCCGGTAAGCCAGTGGAGAGGTCATGGGATAGAAGTCGAGAATACCGCCGCGTACACTAAGCTCACCGCGGTTCTCTACACGCTCCACCCGCTCATAACCCATCTCAATCATAGACATGAGGAAGTCATCCAGTGGCAAGGTTCCGTCCTGCGAAACCGTAAGCTGCGCTTCAGCCATGACATGCGGAGCGGGTAACAGTCTACGAACGCCGGAGTATGGAACAACTACAATTCCCCGGAAGCCCTGGGCGCAGCGCGTCAGCACATCAATCCGCTGGGCCAGCGTCTCCGGGCTTGAGACAGCGGCCTCAGCCGCAACCAGCTCATTCGCCGGGTAGAGCAGCACACGCTCCGGGGAAAGCGCTTCCTGTAAATCATCAGCCATCTTCTGGGCTGAGAACATATTATGGGTCACAACCAGCAGCGGACGCTGCGTCTCCTCATGCAGGGCAGCCAGCATGATTTGTCTGGCCGAGCCGGATAGACCGGAGATCAGCTGTTCCTTCATCCCTGCTGCGATGCCACGGGTGACAGACTGGAAATCAGTATCCTTGGAAAAATCTTCTATAAGACCTTGTAACAACAGGTGCACCTCTCTTACTAAACAGGCTAACAGCGGCAAGCCGCTGTCACCTATTATAATTGGAATCGAAAACAAGCCTCAGCGGATAAGGCCAAGGCTTGCGGATGACGATAGAGACAGGCGCTTCCACCTTACTGAAGCGGACTGGCCAGCAGGCTGAGCTCAGGGTTGTTATCCAGCGCCTGCTTGCAGTAATCGCAGGTCACCTTCACCGTAATCTCGCCTTCTGAATCATACGCTATTATATCTCTGCGCTCCGCAGGGGTCAAGGATTGCAGCCCCAGCTGCATCTCTGTCATATCGCTCCTGCCAATGCTTCCCAAGAACGTCCGGCAGTGCCTGCATACATAGTGTATTGCCATCTATATGCCTCCTGAAGGTAGTATATACCTCCAGTATGCCCCGCCCGGGAAGGCTTTAGCCGCAGGGTCCTGAACTCTATGCCTTGTATTTCATCCGTTGAATTTGGCCATGGTCTGTTCAAAGGTATGCTGCAGGCTAAATTCCACAGCATCGCAAGTATCACTTATCATGCTCTCAAGCTTTGCTCCATCCTTCTTGGCGAAGGTAGAGAGTACGTAGTCCACTATAGCAAAACCCGGCTCCGGACGGGATATGCCCATCCGCACCCGGTTGAAGCTCTGGGTGCCCGTATGCTGAATGATGGATTTGATGCCATTGTGCCCGCCGGCGCTGCCCTGATAACGCAGCCTGATCTTTCCCAGCTCCGTATCCAGGTCATCATAGACCACAATCATATCTTCCAGCTGGACCTTATAATAATCCATATAAGCCCGTACCGCTTCCCCGGACAGATTCATGAAGGTCATCGGCTTGATCAGCACCGTCTTCACACCGCCGATCATCCCTTCACCGATTACCGATTTGCACTTATTCTGGTTAAAGGCAATTCCATGTCTGGAAGCAAGCTCATCGAGGGCCATGAAGCCGACATTATGTTTGGTCTTCGCGTATTGCGTTCCGGGATTCCCGAGTCCAACAATCCATTTCATATTTAAGGTTTTTCCTTTCCACCCGGTACTCTCAGCAGAAGAGTTCCGTTTTTGGTACAATAAGTTTATACTCCGGAGACAGGTGATGAACATGCCACATCAGGGCGATATCTTAACACTGCAGCGCCATTTCCAGTACCATATTCAATATGCTGTGCCTGTTGAAGTCTATAGGGGGAACGTGCACGTAGACATCGGTGTAATTACAGCGGTAGACGAAGGCTTCGTAGAGCTGCAGGGTACGCTGTACAACCGCAGTCTCTTCACCTTCATCTCCCGTCCGGGATATTGAGGCTTATAAGGGCCTCGGTCCCAGCCGCTGCATCACGCCGATAAGGGTTACATCTTCCGCTTGACGAAAGGTGTAACCCTTTTTCTGCTGATCTGCCTGCGGTCTATTCGATTTCGAACAGCTTACTGATCGACAGCTCTTCATGCACGCGAATGATAGCTTCGCCCATAAGCGGGGCTACGGACAGCACCTTGAGCTTCGAGGTCGGGTTGCTGCTGCGAATTGGAATGGTATCCGTCACGATGATTTCTTTGATCGGAGAGTTTTCCAGACGTTCATGCGCCGGACCGGATAATACAGGATGCGTACAGCAGGCGTAGACTTCTTTCACGCCGCCTTCCATCAGAGCATTGGCTCCCAGAACAATTGTTCCTGCCGTGTCGATGATATCATCGATCAGGATCGCCGTTTTGCCTTCAATATTACCAATAATGTTCATGACCTCACTGACGTTCGGTTCAGGACGGCGCTTGTCGATAATCGCCAGCGGAGCGTTAAGGAAGTCTGCCAGCTTTCTGGCCCGCACCACACCGCCATGGTCAGGAGAGACGACCACCGGATTCTGAATTTGCTTCGAACGGAAGTATTGGGCCAGAATCGGAACACCCAGCAGATGATCCACAGGAATATCGAAGAAGCCTTGAATCTGCATCGCATGAAGGTCCATAGTAATGACGCGGTGTGCACCCGCCTTCTCAATCAGGTTCGCTACCAGCTTGGCCGTAATCGGATCACGGGAACGGGCCTTACGGTCTTGACGGGCATACCCGTAGTAAGGAATCACGACATTGATGCTCTTCGCGGAAGCACGCTTAAGCGCATCTACCATCACGAGAAGCTCCATCAGGTTGTCGTTCACCGGTCCGCAGGTGGACTGTACAATATAGACATGACAGCCCCGGACACTCTCCGACAGCTTAACCTGAATCTCTCCGTCACTGAAGCTGGTTGTATGGGACTCGCCCATCGGAATGCCGATATAATCAGCAATCTGGCTGGCCAGCTTAGGATTGGAGTTGCAGGTGAAAATCTTGAGTTTGGAATCACAATAAGTCATAAAATATAAACCCTCCGTGACGGAATTTAACTGGCCAAAGCACCGGCGCGGAAGTGCAAGAAGTCCGTCCGGCGCTCTAAGCCTACAGCTGCTTTCTGCTTACACGCTTTACAATGGACTATGCTGGTCTTTCTTCGCCTTGGCCCGGGAGCGGATCTTCTCTGCATAACCCGGCTTATTCTCCTGCCTTGCTCTGGCAATCGCCAGATCGTTCTCCGAAACCGGACGCGTGATAGTGGAACCGGCGACAATGAATGCGCCCTTGCCCACTGTAACCGGAGCAACAAGATTCACATTGCTGCCGATGAAGGCATCATCGCCAATCTCAGTTCTGAACTTATTATAGCCGTCATAATTAACGGTGATCGCGCCGCAGCCTATATTGACATTCTTGCCGACCTCAGCATCACCGACGTAGCTTAAATGAGATACCTTGGAGCCGTCGCCGATTGTAGCATTCTTGATCTCCACGAAGTCGCCGACCTTAACACCCTCACCCAGAACGGTGCCGGGACGTAAATACGCAAAAGGCCCAACGGAAGCCCGTGTGCCGACCTGAGCCTGATTCAGCACGGAATGCTTCACAGCCGCTCCGTCCATAATCACGCAGTCTTCAATTTCGCTTGCCGGACCGATCACACAATCTTCGCCGATCACTGTCTTGCCCTTGAGTACCGTGCCTGGATACAGCACCGTATCTGCTCCAATCTCAACCTCTGCCCCGATGTAGGTGGAAGCCGGATCGATGATAGTGACTCCGCCGAGCATATGCCCCCGGTTGATGCGCTGACGCATATAGCCTTCGGCCTCAGACAAAGCCAGGCGGTCATTTACACCAATGGACTCCGCTGCATCGTGGGCCTGATAACCCAGAACGATATCGCCCTGCGCCCGGAGTATGCCGATAACATCCGTCAAATAATACTCCTGCTGGTTGTTGGTGTTCGTAACCTTCTCCAGAGCGGCAAAGAGCTTAGCATTATCAAAACAATACGTCCCTGTATTGATCTCGTGAACCGCAGCTTCACTCTCTGTGCAGTCCTTCTGTTCCACAATCTTCAGCACTCCGCCGTCTTCGCCGCGGATAATCCGGCCATATCCGGCAGGCTGCTCCATAACAGCAGTAAGGACTGTTGCAGCGGCATTCTGTGCTTCATGCAAAGCCATCATGCCTTCAAGTGTCTCGCTCATGACAAGCGGCGTATCGCCGCAGATAACAATGGTGGTTCCTTCTTCACTGCCCAGAAGATCCTTGGCCTGCTTGACGGCATGGCCGGTTCCCAGCTGGACATCCTGCAGCACATATTCGGCATCCCCGCCTAAATATGCCTTAACCTTTTCGGCGCCGTGCCCTACGACAACTACATTACGCTGGCATCCGGTCGCCTTCACTGTATCAAGCACATGCCCTACCATGGGTTTGCCGCAGACAGGGTGCAGTACCTTGTATAATTTAGATTTCATGCGCTTGCCTTGACCTGCAGCAAGTACAACAGCCATTCTCTTCAAGAATGCCAACCTCCTACTTCTTGAACTCACTACTGAATATATCTCATTCCGGGCAAAAAGAAAAGAGAACCATGCAGGCATGGTTCCCTTTTCTTCGAACCCCAATAAAATCACCCCACAAAGTGAGGCTTTGGCTCCAAGGCTGACCCGGGTACTTTGCGGGAACCCCGAAACATATAATGCGGTGTGGGCTGTGCCGCCCTTGGGGAGGCAGCAACTCCCGGAGAGTCAGCGGTTCACCGCTTAAGCTCCCTCTTCAATAACTTCCTCTTCTTCCGTAGCGGCACGTTCGTACTCGGCCAGAACCGCAGATTGAATCTTTTCGCGCGTTCCCGAAGAAATCGGGTGTGCGATATCGCGGAATTCTCCGTCAGGTGTACGCTTGCTGGGCATTGCAACAAACATCCCGTTATTCCCGTCGATGACGCGAATGTCATGAACAACAAACTCGTTATCGATTGTAATGGATGCGATTGCTTTCATTCTCCCCTCAGAGTTAACGCGGCGGAGTCTGACATCCGTAATTTGCATGTGTGTGTTCACCACCTTTTTCCATCAGAGACTTGGTGTATAATTCCACACAGCAAAGCGAATTCCTTCTTTTTCATTCCAAATAATGCCTGATTAAGAAGATTATTTTTGCAGAACCGTCAATTTCGACAGATTTCGTGCAGTTATCTTATGAATCCTCACAGTTTCGACATTATGCCCTACTTTTCAGAACCGGCCTCATCACTCGTTCAGGAGGAGAAATAATTGCCCGGAAACGCCGAAATACGCCGCACCTTGGAGTCCACCTCTGTCAGCTTCACCAGTGACACGTAGTCATGCAGCAGACGCTCTTCATTCTCCACATCGCCGGACTCTACCAGCACACCTACGCCTGCGACCTCTGCATTGAACTCACCCAGCAGATCAACCATGCCGCGTACAGTACCGCCCGCCTTCATGAAATCATCGACAATCAGCACCCGGGATTTCTCGCGCAGCGCCCGTCTGGACAGAGACATTGTATGGATGCTCTTATGGGAGCCCGACACATAGTTGATGCTTACAGCTGAGCCCTCCGTCACCTGATGGTCACGGCGGACCAGCACAACCGGTAGTCCCAGCTGAGCAGCCGTTGCATACGCCAGCGGAATCCCTTTGGTCTCCACCGTCATGACGACGTCAATCTCCACACCGTAGAAGGCTGTAGCAATGATCTTGCCGGCCTGCTCCATCAGGGACGGGAGGCCGAGCAAATCCGACATATACAGATAACCGCCGGGCAGAATCCGGTCACTCTGCTCAAGCTGCCCGCACAGACGGTTCACGAAGGCAAGCGCCATGTCCATGGGCATGCGCGGAATATACCGCACTCCGCCTGCTGCCCCGGCCAGTGTCTGCAGCTCGCCCATTCCTTCGCCTTCAAATACCTCTTTTATAATAGCCAGGTCCTCGCTGACCGATGACTTCGCCGCGCCGTACCGCTCTGCAAAAGTAGACAGCGGCAGCAGATCATGCGGCTTCTCCAGTAAAAATTGGGTCATATCAACTAACCGTTGGCTTCGTTTAAGTTTTTTCACGGAATGCTCCTCGCCAAAACCGAATATTACTATGAATAATATCATTATTGTACGGATTTACACAAGCGAAAACCGCTTTGCCGCCGTTATCAGAGCAGGGTCCCGTTCCGCTTAGCTAAGTGAACGCACTGCATAGACTTCCTTACAGAATCCGCGCAGCCCGTTATAAATTCTGGCCACCTTGGAGTGCTTGGAGACAAGACCAAATACGGTCGGACCGCTCCCCGACATCAGCACGCCGTCTGCACCCAGCTTCAGCATCGCTTCCTTGAGCTGCTGCACCTCAGGGTGGAGCTTCAGCGTCACTTCCTCCAGCACGTTGCCAAGACCCTCACAGACGGCTGAGAAGTCACCGGCCTCCAGAGCCTGCTGCATGCGCAGTGCGGACGGATGCACCGCTATATTGCCGGCGCGCACGCGTCCGTATACCTCTGCCGTCGATACATTGATCGGCGGCTTCGCCAGGATGACCCACATTTGCGGCGGATTCGCGATTGGAGTCAGCCGTTCGCCCCTGCCCGTAGCCAGGGCAGTACCTCCCGTGACGCAGAACGGGACGTCTGAGCCCAGCTCAGCGCCCAGTTCCTGCAGCTCGTGCACCGGGATGCCCAGGCGCCAGAGACGGTTCAGGCCGCGCAGCGTAGCCGCGGCATCGCTGCTGCCGCCGGCGAGGCCGGCAGCGACCGGAATTCTTTTGTCCAGATGGATATGTACTCCGCTTCTGACGTTATACCGGTCCTTGATCAGCCTTGCCGCCTGGAAGGCCAGATTCTTCTCATCCAGCGGAATATATCCGGCCTGGCTTGAGATAATAATCGAATCCCGCTTCAGCTCCGAAAGCTCCAGACGGTCCGCCAGATCGACCATTGTCATTATCATTTCCACTTCATGAAATCCGTCAGCCCGCTTATGCAGCACATCCAGCATCAGATTAATTTTTGCCGGTGCCTTCTCATACATTTTCAAGGCGTTCACCCACCCTCAGCTTTTCCCGTACAAAACAACTTAACATATTATATGAGAAACTGACAATGAAGTCCATTAAATATACATCCGGTTCTAAGAAGCAGAAAAGGTACCGCCCGCAGGCGATACCCGGTGCGGCACGACACCGCTATAACAACTTACAATTTCCGCGCAGCAGCCTGCTCTGCCAGCTGAATCGCCCGCTTCACCATATTCCCGGCGTCCACTGCCCTGATCCCGCCCCAGCCCTCCTGCTCAACCGTTTCGTAGAACCCAAGCTCCTTCGCCAGCTCCGTCTTCAATTCCTCCGACATCATGCTCCGTCTTCTGCGGCTCATTACGAATTCCTCCCTTGTATGCTGCTCTATGATGAACGTACTGCCTGTATAGTATGCAGCCAGAAGGCCAGTGTCATTCAGCAGAATTCAGGAAGACCCCAACATGCAAAAAACAGCCCCCCTGCAAGGGAGACTGTCATGACGCTAAGCTTTGATATACATAATCCGCATCTGCCCATCGTCTTCGGTAACTGTGATTTCCACAGATTCAGTAAGTATATCGGCATAGCTATAGGAGACACGCTTGAATGTCTGCTGCTCCTGATCGAGTTTGACAATAAATACAGAAGGGTACGTTTCTTCCAGGACACCGGTGCGTTCAACGGTCTTCCGACGGCCACCGTTAGCCCGCAACGTGATCTTATGACCGACGTGAGCTTCAAGACTGCGTTTAATTTCCAACAGCGCGTTATTAGCCATTGCCTGACGACCACCTCTTTCCTTGTCCATTATACAACTTCTATAACCACTTGTCAAATTAAATAAATAATTATAGATGATGACAAAAAAGTTGTCAACGGAATTTTTTTAGGCGAAGAA
The window above is part of the Paenibacillus sp. FSL H8-0048 genome. Proteins encoded here:
- a CDS encoding peptidylprolyl isomerase — protein: MSLNKKSWKVLVVSLTAALSFSMLAACSNKSDDTAVATYKGGTITQKEFNLDTRVMKFLSPEQAQYLEIDMFKESILKQEVAFEYLADKASDEAKKAAEKEVDTQIGSIKTALGDKYKSTLKEQDLSESDLRSYMQRVLTVYQDMLLKLTDEQVKTHYEATKADYSVATLRHVLVGLTDSAGKERTDADALKRAQEVKAKLDSGADFAAVAKEYSDDTSTKETGGEYKDKALVDYVAEFKAAAHSLPLNTISEPVKTTYGYHIIKVEARKDTTFDTLTADQLKAVKNAAASASLETFLEKDLDSLEIKINLPKSSAPAGEPAATATPAAGSDTPAATDAPAATEAAK
- the mfd gene encoding transcription-repair coupling factor, translated to MLQGLIEDFSKDTDFQSVTRGIAAGMKEQLISGLSGSARQIMLAALHEETQRPLLVVTHNMFSAQKMADDLQEALSPERVLLYPANELVAAEAAVSSPETLAQRIDVLTRCAQGFRGIVVVPYSGVRRLLPAPHVMAEAQLTVSQDGTLPLDDFLMSMIEMGYERVERVENRGELSVRGGILDFYPMTSPLAYRVELFDDEVDSIRTFDPMDQRSIDKVRSVKITPAKEIIFDQLRQDAASTAASAMLERQLEKMSDRQAKLRLREEMGRELEMLRQGTYFPEVYKYISLLYPERIHLYDYMAQDTLLVLDEPARLLETAKQLERDESEWNMHLLQNGKTLPELQLSVDSDVIMYQRPFQSLFMSIFLRQVPHIQPQNILGFISRGMQDFHGQMNVLKSEMERWHKSGVKVIMLANGEERMERIRRVLDDYGIEEPTILQGNLGSGFELPSIHLAVITEGEMFSQKQRKARKVSKGMDNAERIKSYTELKIGDYVVHQNHGIGKYMGIGTLEVSGIHRDYMHILYAGGDKLSVPIEQIDLIQKYVGSEDKEPKVYKLGGNEWTRVTSKVRSSVQDIADDLIKLYAERQSALGYGFEKDTQEQREFEEMFPYEETRDQLRAIEEIKKDMEQNRPMDRLLCGDVGYGKTEVAIRAAFKSAIEGKQVAVLVPTTILAQQHYETFRERFANYPLNIQVLSRFRSRKEQNDTIKGVRQGTVDVIIGTHRLLSQDLVFKDLGLLIVDEEQRFGVTHKEKLKRLKTNVDVLTLTATPIPRTLHMSMLGVRDLSVIETPPENRFPVQTYVVEHSQTLTREAVERELARGGQVYYLYNRVQGIQEMAAQISMLVPEARVGIGHGQMSESELEKTILDFLDGEYDVLVSTSIIETGVDIPNVNTLIVHDADKMGLSQLYQLRGRVGRSNRIAYAYFTYQRDKVLTEVAEKRLQSIKEFTELGSGFKIAMRDLSIRGAGNLLGAEQHGFIASVGFDLYSQMLAEEIRKRKVSVLGEEDTSLKQGNTVIDLSIDAYLPSEYIYDSIQKIEIYKKVAAVASFEDASELEDELLDRFGELPESVINLLSVARLKVYGKLYGMESMVRRGDEVLLNFHEGSLGAFDTAKLAKVGNSFERRVQFDKDAKATIRIKAKDLGDKELLDVLEQFLAAAKQSLKSKGELHNVVK
- a CDS encoding anti-sigma-F factor Fin family protein, with amino-acid sequence MAIHYVCRHCRTFLGSIGRSDMTEMQLGLQSLTPAERRDIIAYDSEGEITVKVTCDYCKQALDNNPELSLLASPLQ
- the pth gene encoding aminoacyl-tRNA hydrolase, whose product is MKWIVGLGNPGTQYAKTKHNVGFMALDELASRHGIAFNQNKCKSVIGEGMIGGVKTVLIKPMTFMNLSGEAVRAYMDYYKVQLEDMIVVYDDLDTELGKIRLRYQGSAGGHNGIKSIIQHTGTQSFNRVRMGISRPEPGFAIVDYVLSTFAKKDGAKLESMISDTCDAVEFSLQHTFEQTMAKFNG
- a CDS encoding ribose-phosphate diphosphokinase is translated as MTYCDSKLKIFTCNSNPKLASQIADYIGIPMGESHTTSFSDGEIQVKLSESVRGCHVYIVQSTCGPVNDNLMELLVMVDALKRASAKSINVVIPYYGYARQDRKARSRDPITAKLVANLIEKAGAHRVITMDLHAMQIQGFFDIPVDHLLGVPILAQYFRSKQIQNPVVVSPDHGGVVRARKLADFLNAPLAIIDKRRPEPNVSEVMNIIGNIEGKTAILIDDIIDTAGTIVLGANALMEGGVKEVYACCTHPVLSGPAHERLENSPIKEIIVTDTIPIRSSNPTSKLKVLSVAPLMGEAIIRVHEELSISKLFEIE
- the glmU gene encoding bifunctional UDP-N-acetylglucosamine diphosphorylase/glucosamine-1-phosphate N-acetyltransferase GlmU yields the protein MKRMAVVLAAGQGKRMKSKLYKVLHPVCGKPMVGHVLDTVKATGCQRNVVVVGHGAEKVKAYLGGDAEYVLQDVQLGTGHAVKQAKDLLGSEEGTTIVICGDTPLVMSETLEGMMALHEAQNAAATVLTAVMEQPAGYGRIIRGEDGGVLKIVEQKDCTESEAAVHEINTGTYCFDNAKLFAALEKVTNTNNQQEYYLTDVIGILRAQGDIVLGYQAHDAAESIGVNDRLALSEAEGYMRQRINRGHMLGGVTIIDPASTYIGAEVEIGADTVLYPGTVLKGKTVIGEDCVIGPASEIEDCVIMDGAAVKHSVLNQAQVGTRASVGPFAYLRPGTVLGEGVKVGDFVEIKNATIGDGSKVSHLSYVGDAEVGKNVNIGCGAITVNYDGYNKFRTEIGDDAFIGSNVNLVAPVTVGKGAFIVAGSTITRPVSENDLAIARARQENKPGYAEKIRSRAKAKKDQHSPL
- the spoVG gene encoding septation regulator SpoVG, producing MQITDVRLRRVNSEGRMKAIASITIDNEFVVHDIRVIDGNNGMFVAMPSKRTPDGEFRDIAHPISSGTREKIQSAVLAEYERAATEEEEVIEEGA
- the purR gene encoding pur operon repressor, whose product is MKKLKRSQRLVDMTQFLLEKPHDLLPLSTFAERYGAAKSSVSEDLAIIKEVFEGEGMGELQTLAGAAGGVRYIPRMPMDMALAFVNRLCGQLEQSDRILPGGYLYMSDLLGLPSLMEQAGKIIATAFYGVEIDVVMTVETKGIPLAYATAAQLGLPVVLVRRDHQVTEGSAVSINYVSGSHKSIHTMSLSRRALREKSRVLIVDDFMKAGGTVRGMVDLLGEFNAEVAGVGVLVESGDVENEERLLHDYVSLVKLTEVDSKVRRISAFPGNYFSS
- the ispE gene encoding 4-(cytidine 5'-diphospho)-2-C-methyl-D-erythritol kinase — translated: MKMYEKAPAKINLMLDVLHKRADGFHEVEMIMTMVDLADRLELSELKRDSIIISSQAGYIPLDEKNLAFQAARLIKDRYNVRSGVHIHLDKRIPVAAGLAGGSSDAAATLRGLNRLWRLGIPVHELQELGAELGSDVPFCVTGGTALATGRGERLTPIANPPQMWVILAKPPINVSTAEVYGRVRAGNIAVHPSALRMQQALEAGDFSAVCEGLGNVLEEVTLKLHPEVQQLKEAMLKLGADGVLMSGSGPTVFGLVSKHSKVARIYNGLRGFCKEVYAVRSLS
- a CDS encoding small, acid-soluble spore protein, alpha/beta type, producing MSRRRRSMMSEELKTELAKELGFYETVEQEGWGGIRAVDAGNMVKRAIQLAEQAAARKL
- the veg gene encoding biofilm formation stimulator Veg, translating into MANNALLEIKRSLEAHVGHKITLRANGGRRKTVERTGVLEETYPSVFIVKLDQEQQTFKRVSYSYADILTESVEITVTEDDGQMRIMYIKA